A window from Salvia miltiorrhiza cultivar Shanhuang (shh) chromosome 2, IMPLAD_Smil_shh, whole genome shotgun sequence encodes these proteins:
- the LOC131013667 gene encoding probable serine/threonine-protein kinase PBL23 yields the protein MRSVLKASKSSLQQIKSTKYNAVEALSSAVSRSVSLNAAAGKQRKIPENTTKHGMVAPGKVFTFQELASATENFNPDLLVGEGGFGRVYKGRLKKTKQVVAVKQLDRNKDQDNTEFLTEVLALSLIQHPNLVSLIGYCADGRQRILVYEYMHYGSLEDHLLDLPPDKRALDWFTRMKIARGAARGLEYLHDTACPPIIFRDFKASNILLDEEFNPKLSGFGPEERDEVSTRVMGTYGYAAPEYAQTGKLTTKSDVYSFGVVLLEIISGRRAIDSKKPPEEENLVAWAKPLLKERSKFSLLVDPLLQGEFPMKGLHQALAVVAMCLQDEASTRPLIEDVVTALEYLAVTTDEEIATEKNVDM from the exons ATGAGGAGTGTTCTAAAAGCTTCAAAAAGTTCTCTTCAACAGATCAAGTCAACAAAATACAATGCCGTGGAGGCGTTGTCATCTGCAGTTTCCAGAAGCGTTTCGTTGAATGCTG CTGCTGGCAAACAGAGGAAAATACCGGAGAATACGACCAAGCATGGCATGGTAGCACCCGGTAAGGTATTCACCTTCCAAGAACTGGCGAGTGCGACAGAGAACTTCAACCCCGACCTTCTAGTTGGTGAAGGAGGATTTGGGAGGGTATACAAAGGACGCCTCAAGAAAACAAAGCAAGTAG TGGCTGTGAAGCAACTTGATCGAAACAAGGATCAAGACAACACCGAATTCCTCACGGAGGTCTTGGCACTGAGCCTCATTCAACACCCGAACCTCGTGAGCCTGATCGGATACTGCGCTGATGGCCGGCAGAGGATTTTGGTGTACGAGTATATGCATTATGGATCCTTAGAAGATCACCTTCTTG ATCTACCTCCGGACAAGAGGGCATTGGATTGGTTCACTAGAATGAAGATAGCAAGGGGCGCAGCGCGGGGGCTGGAGTACTTGCACGACACTGCATGCCCGCCTATCATATTCCGGGACTTCAAGGCGTCCAACATACTATTAGACGAGGAATTCAACCCCAAACTGTCCGGTTTTGGGCCGGAGGAAAGGGATGAGGTCTCGACAAGGGTGATGGGGACATACGGGTATGCTGCCCCGGAGTATGCCCAGACGGGCAAGCTCACGACCAAGTCCGATGTCTACAGTTTCGGGGTGGTACTTCTCGAGATCATTTCGGGAAGAAGAGCTATTGATAGCAAAAAGCCACCAGAGGAGGAGAATCTAGTTGCTTGG GCGAAACCATTACTTAAGGAGAGAAGCAAGTTTTCATTGCTGGTTGATCCATTACTGCAAGGCGAGTTCCCCATGAAAGGGCTGCATCAAGCTCTCGCTGTTGTGGCAATGTGCTTGCAAGATGAAGCCAGCACTCGACCCCTCATCGAAGATGTCGTCACGGCTCTTGAATATTTGGCCGTGACAACAGATGAAGAAATTGCAACTGAAAAAAATGTAGACATGTAA
- the LOC131013666 gene encoding pentatricopeptide repeat-containing protein At1g61870, mitochondrial-like: MALRSKLRSLTLRRFSTSILSPDSKTPLTSKEKSRAALSLLRFESNPERVLDICRAAALTPDTHLDRVAYSQAITKLKKSHYYEGIRSFITDSLARPDLKSERSVSHFIVLYGQAGLVKDAVKLFEEMRQYGVAQNVKSLNALLISCIMAREYGEMKRIFTDFPAKYSLEPDLDTYNTVLKGFCESGSSNSAYSVLSEMERKGIQPNATTFSVVVAGFYKEEKLGDVEKVAEVMKKFGVKHGLGVYNAKIQSLCKLKKSEEAKKLLDEILDKKIKPNCMTYGHLIYGFCKEGKLEEAKGLFKEMVDRKLKPGTESYFTLAHYLCKGKDFEAALDISKECIARGWVPSITTMKSLVNGLISIEKVEEAKEIIGTMKEKFSRHADVWTEIEEGLAAK; the protein is encoded by the coding sequence ATGGCGTTACGCAGCAAGCTCCGATCACTGACCCTCCGGCGCTTCTCCACCTCAATCCTGAGCCCGGACTCCAAAACCCCGCTCACCAGCAAAGAGAAATCGCGCGCCGCCCTCTCCCTCCTCCGCTTCGAGAGCAACCCGGAGCGCGTCCTCGACATCTGCCGCGCCGCCGCCCTCACCCCCGACACGCACCTCGACCGCGTCGCCTACTCGCAGGCCATCACCAAGCTCAAGAAGTCCCACTACTACGAGGGAATCCGCTCCTTCATCACCGACTCCCTCGCCCGCCCCGATCTCAAATCGGAGCGCTCCGTCTCGCACTTCATCGTCCTCTACGGCCAGGCCGGCCTCGTCAAGGACGCAGTCAAGCTGTTCGAAGAAATGCGCCAATACGGCGTCGCGCAAAACGTCAAATCCCTGAACGCGCTGCTGATCTCCTGCATCATGGCCCGGGAGTACGGGGAGATGAAGCGGATTTTCACCGATTTTCCCGCCAAATACTCGTTAGAGCCCGATTTGGATACATACAACACCGTATTGAAAGGCTTCTGCGAGTCCGGTAGCTCGAATTCAGCGTACTCTGTTCTGTCGGAGATGGAGAGGAAGGGCATACAGCCTAATGCCACCACATTTTCCGTTGTGGTCGCCGGTTTCTACAAGGAGGAGAAGCTGGGCGACGTGGAGAAGGTCGCTGAAGTGATGAAGAAGTTTGGGGTGAAGCACGGGCTTGGCGTCTACAACGCTAAGATCCAGAGCTTGTGCAAGCTCAAGAAGTCCGAGGAGGCGAAGAAGCTGCTGGATGAGATCTTGGACAAGAAGATCAAGCCTAATTGTATGACATATGGCCATCTGATTTACGGGTTTTGTAAAGAGGGGAAGTTGGAGGAGGCCAAGGGCTTGTTCAAGGAGATGGTGGATAGGAAGTTGAAGCCGGGGACGGAGAGCTACTTCACTTTGGCACACTATTTGTGTAAAGGGAAGGATTTTGAAGCTGCATTGGACATTTCTAAAGAATGCATTGCAAGGGGTTGGGTTCCCAGCATAACAACCATGAAGTCGCTTGTGAATGGTTTGATCAGCATTGAGAAGGTTGAGGAGGCTAAGGAGATCATTGGCACGATGAAGGAGAAGTTCTCGAGGCACGCCGATGTGTGGACTGAGATTGAGGAAGGATTAGCAGCTAAGTAG